The Phalacrocorax carbo chromosome 21, bPhaCar2.1, whole genome shotgun sequence genome has a window encoding:
- the ROBO4 gene encoding roundabout homolog 4 isoform X3 produces MASGWVMALGLGLCLAVLRQGGCYPPSAATAPQTAAALRENFRLQPGDLVATAGQALELDCVPPSGHPEPRVTWKKDGVTLNLTGDRYAVTNGKLRVAPARRSDSGLYVCVAANTAGERESRGARVSVLEKPTIVRRPSDAMAVAGSTVELSCGAQGDPAPRVQWHKERGDLPWGRHEVDQEHTLRLHAVTPADAGTYVCTAQSQLGTAAAAAHLHVEDQLPMGRREAAPWDLLAVRLHLDNGTVLPTTAAVQLRWQMLTPALVPEGYVVLYRCLLPASPSWDQHDAGRELSTVIPALRRGYVYEFKVRPYVGGTQGLDSNIRHLWIPEEVPSAAPQHVTLGQAEMENGTVVVSWEPPPPEAHNGIIQGYKVWSMGEGWQRPTNRTVDGGTHRLETLLPSPGAKFCVQVAAFNSAGLGVPSNATCSILGLMAESNRVVRVLQQPAVIAAAGSLLWLALFALLLLVCQRRASQDAATRRRLVAGDSPWLSGPWKRSCAPRNLSSSSSLSSRLLGSDALSLEPSSLGPPTPPNRSSLRGGHPLPLGDTGCCSGGHPGVRTSPSTPNPAPWERLHKRELHQVHSTPVLMGGPGHVPVTGSGGEWGMDFGLAAGWPQRRGRDGDTTTAVLAGGDPRQLPVFSSPKPRRGSVSLASGVTGSPVTPLRPPHAWHPPVTRSPATACPRNTSLVTRHPKDLSPVTGIPRDKSPATRRPRDMSPVTESPRDVSPVTRRPRDTSLVTESPRDVSPATRHPRDMSPVTESPRDVSPATRHPRDMSPVAESPRDVTPATRHPRDMSPVAESPRDVTPATRHPRDMSPATESPKDMFLATRHPKDPSPATRNQKDTISATRHPEDTSLISRCPRDMSLMTRHPKEMSLVPSQCGDMFLGSRYPRDMSAATRQPRDPSPVTKHQRDMSPATRHPKDTSPPGGHPRDTLLVTRLPKEKSPAIRHHRDAFLSTRYPKEMSPATGYPKDTSPDTRHPRDTSPITRHPTEMSPATSHCEDTFLVTRYPKNMSLAARHPRDMFLITRYTEDTSPATRHPRDTSPVTRHPEEISPVTGHRRDMFLGNRYPKHMSLVTRYPKDMFLDTRHPRDKSLARRHPKDMSLTTRHPRDRSPVTRRLSSAFSDGVLTPQQVAEDLEMDQDTTCPSPPAPTTPQSFSPPHTYGYIYGPPASELGEEEEEEEEEEQPTMRGSPGGSLLNGWGSVSEDNFASARCSLVSSCDGSFLLDASFARVLAVAVDGLCFSLEDADGGYGAGPSPPPSPLEGVFSPEVPVPTWDWGTELGVPQRTGTEAATGIPQHGGHGIGSGSPWARASGEPRTGGTRAWWSPGCRAQQGQSPLGSAKIQLY; encoded by the exons ATGGCGAGCGGCTGGGTGATGGCGCTGGGCCTGGGGCTCTGCCTCGCCGTGCTGCGCCAGGGAG GCTGCTACCCCCCCAGCGCAGCCACAGCACCCCAAACCGCAGCTG CACTGCGGGAGAATTTCCGCCTGCAGCCGGGTGATTTGGTGGCCACAGCGGGGCAAGCGCTGGAGCTGGATTGCGTGCCGCCCTCGGGGCACCCCGAACCCCGTGTCACCTGGAAGAAGGATGGGGTGACCTTGAACTTGACTGGCGACCGGTACGCGGTCACCAATGGGAAGTTGCGGGTGGCACCGGCACGACGGAGCGACTCCGGGCTCTACGTCTGCGTGGCAGCCAACACGGCGGGCGAGAGGGAGAGCCGGGGCGCCCGTGTCTCCGTCCTGG AGAAGCCGACCATCGTGCGGCGCCCGAGCGATGCCATGGCGGTGGCTGGCAGCACCGTGGAGCTGAGCTGTGGCGCCCAAGGTGACCCAGCACCGCGGGTGCAGTGGCACAAGGAGCGTGGGGACCTGCCCTGGGGCAG GCATGAGGTGGACCAGGAGCACACGTTGCGCCTCCACGCTGTGACGCCCGCTGATGCCGGCACCTACGTGTGTACAGCGCAGAGCCAGCTAGGCAccgccgccgcagccgcccaccTCCACGTGGAGG aCCAGCTGCCAATGGGCCGGCGGGAGGCTGCGCCGTGGGACCTGCTGGCTGTGAGGCTGCACCTGGACAATGGCACTGTGCTGCCCACCACTGCCGCTGTCCAGCTCCGCTGGCAG ATGCTGACGCCGGCACTGGTGCCAGAGGGCTATGTGGTGCTGTAccgctgcctgctccctgccagcccctcctGGGACCAACACgatgcaggcagggagctcAGCACCGTCATCCCCGCGCTCCGCAGGGGCTACGTGTACGAGTTCAAGGTCCGCCCCTACGTTGGAGGGACCCAGGGTTTGGACAGCAACATCAGGCACCTCTGGATACCTGAGGAAG TACCAAGCGCAGCGCCCCAGCACGTCACCCTGGGCCAGGCTGAGATGGAGAATGGCACCGTGGTCGTGAGCTGGGAACCACCTCCTCCTGAGGCCCACAATGGCATCATCCAGGGCTACAAG GTCTGGTCAATGGGTGAAGGCTGGCAGCGCCCCACCAATAGGACAGTGGATGGAGGCACCCACCGCCTGGAAACCCTCCTCCCGAGCCCTGGGGCCAAATTCTGTGTCCAGGTGGCGGCTTTCAACAgtgcggggctgggggtccccagcaATGCCACCTGCAGCATCCTGG GGCTGATGGCGGAGAGCAACAGGGTGGTACGGGTGCTACAGCAGCCCGCTGTCATCGCAGCTGCTGGCtcactgctctggttggccttgttcgccctcctcctcctcgtctgCCAGCGCCGCGCCAGCCAGGACGCCGCGACTCGCCGCAG GCTGGTGGCTGGTGACTCACCGTGGCTCAGTGGTCCGTGGAAACGCAGCTGTGCCCCGCGaaacctcagcagcagcagcagcctcagcagccGGCTCCTGGGCAGCGATG ccCTGTCCTTGGAGCCATCAAGCCTCggcccccccacgccccccaacCGCAGCAGCCTCCGCGGTGGgcacccattgccccttggGGACACGGGGTGCTGCAGTGGGGGGCACCCCGGCGTGCGAACCTCGCCCAGCACCCCGAACCCGGCACCCTGGGAGCGCCTCCACAAGAGAG AGCTGCACCAAGTGCACAGCACCCCAGTGCTCATGGGTGGCCCTGGCCACGTCCCTGTCACCGGGAGCGGAGGTGAGTGGGGGATGGATTTTGGGCTGGCAGCCGGGTGGCCTCAGCGAAGGGGACGTGACGGTGACACCACCACCGCCGTGCTAGCCGGAGGGGACCCACGGCAGCTGCCAGTCTTCAGCTCCCCAAAACCACGGCGGGGCAGCGTCTCGCTGGCCTCTGGTGTCACTGGGTCACCAGTGACACCCCTGAGGCCACCCCATGCCTGGCACCCGCCAGTGACCCG GTCCCCGGCCACTGCATGCCCCAGGAACACGTCCTTGGTCACCAGGCACCCCAAGGACCTGTCCCCAGTCACTGGGATCCCCAGGGACAAATCTCCAGCCACCCGGCGCCCCAGGGACATGTCCCCGGTCACTGAGAGCCCCAGGGATGTGTCACCAGTAACCCGGCGCCCCAGGGACACATCCCTGGTCACTGAGAGCCCCAGGGATGTGTCACCAGCCACCCGGCACCCCAGGGACATGTCTCCAGTCACTGAGAGCCCCAGGGATGTGTCACCAGCCACCCGGCACCCCAGGGACATGTCCCCGGTCGCTGAGAGTCCCAGGGATGTGACACCAGCCACCCGGCACCCCAGGGACATGTCCCCGGTCGCTGAGAGTCCCAGGGATGTGACACCAGCCACCCGGCACCCCAGGGACATGTCCCCAGCCACTGAGAGCCCCAAGGACATGTTCCTGGCCACCAGGCACCCCAAGGACCCATCACCAGCCACCAGGAACCAGAAGGACACAATCTCGGCCACCAGGCACCCTGAGGACACATCTCTGATCTCCAGGTGCCCCAGGGACATGTCCCTGATGACCAGGCACCCAAAGGAGATGTCTCTGGTCCCCAGTCAATGTGGAGACATGTTCCTGGGCAGCAGGTACCCCAGGGACATGTCCGCAGCCACCAGACAACCCAGGGACCCATCACCGGTGACCAAGCACCAGAGGGACATGTCACCAGCCACCAGGCACCCCAAGGACACGTCCCCACCCGGTGGGCACCCAAGGGACACATTGCTGGTCACTAGGCTCCCCAAGGAGAAATCCCCAGCCATCAGGCACCACAGGGATGCATTCCTGTCCACCAG ATAcccaaaggaaatgtccccaGCTACCGGGTACCCAAAGGACACATCCCCAGACACCAGGCACCCCAGGGATACATCCCCCATCACCAGGCACCCAACGGAGATGTCCCCAGCCACCAGTCACTGCGAGGACACGTTCTTGGTTACCAGGTACCCCAAGAATATGtccctggctgccag GCACCCAAGGGACATGTTTCTGATCACCAGGTACACTGAGGACACCTCGCCAGCCACCAGGCACCCAAGGGACACATCTCCAGTCACCAGGCACCCTGAAGAGATATCCCCAGTCACTGGTCACCGAAGGGACATGTTCTTGGGCAACAGGTACCCCAAGCACATGTCCCTGGTCACCAGATACCCCAAGGACATGTTCCTAGACACCAGGCATCCCAGAGACAAGTCCCTGGCCAGAAGACACCCCAAGGACATGTCCCTGACCACCAGGCACCCAAGGGACAGGTCCCCAGTCACCAGGCGCCTCTCGTCAGCATTCAGCGATGGGGTCCTCACGCCGCAGCAGGTGGCTGAGGACTTGGAGATGGACCAGGACACCACCTGCCCCAG ccccccagcaccAACCACGCCACAGTCCTTCTCGCCGCCACACACCTATGGCTACATCTATGGGCCACCAGCCTCCGAgctgggtgaggaggaggaggaagaggaggaggaagagcagccaACTATGAGGGGCTCGCCAGGAGGGTCACTGCTGAATGGGTGGGGGTCTGTCTCGGAGGACAACTTCGCCAGTGCCCGCTGCAGCTTGGTGAGCTCCTGCGATGGCTCCTTCCTCCTGGACGCCAGCTTCGCCCGGGTGCTGGCCGTGGCCGTCGATGGCCTCTGCTTCAGCCTCGAGGATGCCGATGGGGGCTATGGGG CAGGTccctcaccaccaccatcaccctTGGAGGGGGTCTTCTCACCCGAGGTCCCCGTCCCCACCTGGGACTGGGGGACAGAGCTGGGGGTCCCACAGAGAACTGGGACAGAGGCAGCCACAGGCATCCCGCAGCACG gtgGCCACGGGATTGGGAGCGGCAGCCCCTGGGCCAGGGCAAGTGGCGAGCCAAGGACAGGAGGGACAAGAGCATGGTGGTCCCCAGGGTGTAGGGCGCAGCAAGGCCAGAGTCCCCTTGGCTCAGCTAAAATCCAGCTTTATTAA
- the ROBO4 gene encoding roundabout homolog 4 isoform X5: protein MASGWVMALGLGLCLAVLRQGGCYPPSAATAPQTAAALRENFRLQPGDLVATAGQALELDCVPPSGHPEPRVTWKKDGVTLNLTGDRYAVTNGKLRVAPARRSDSGLYVCVAANTAGERESRGARVSVLEKPTIVRRPSDAMAVAGSTVELSCGAQGDPAPRVQWHKERGDLPWGRHEVDQEHTLRLHAVTPADAGTYVCTAQSQLGTAAAAAHLHVEDQLPMGRREAAPWDLLAVRLHLDNGTVLPTTAAVQLRWQMLTPALVPEGYVVLYRCLLPASPSWDQHDAGRELSTVIPALRRGYVYEFKVRPYVGGTQGLDSNIRHLWIPEEVPSAAPQHVTLGQAEMENGTVVVSWEPPPPEAHNGIIQGYKVWSMGEGWQRPTNRTVDGGTHRLETLLPSPGAKFCVQVAAFNSAGLGVPSNATCSILGLMAESNRVVRVLQQPAVIAAAGSLLWLALFALLLLVCQRRASQDAATRRRLVAGDSPWLSGPWKRSCAPRNLSSSSSLSSRLLGSDGKDPHPSTLSLEPSSLGPPTPPNRSSLRGGHPLPLGDTGCCSGGHPGVRTSPSTPNPAPWERLHKRELHQVHSTPVLMGGPGHVPVTGSGAGGDPRQLPVFSSPKPRRGSVSLASGVTGSPVTPLRPPHAWHPPVTRSPATACPRNTSLVTRHPKDLSPVTGIPRDKSPATRRPRDMSPVTESPRDVSPVTRRPRDTSLVTESPRDVSPATRHPRDMSPVTESPRDVSPATRHPRDMSPVAESPRDVTPATRHPRDMSPVAESPRDVTPATRHPRDMSPATESPKDMFLATRHPKDPSPATRNQKDTISATRHPEDTSLISRCPRDMSLMTRHPKEMSLVPSQCGDMFLGSRYPRDMSAATRQPRDPSPVTKHQRDMSPATRHPKDTSPPGGHPRDTLLVTRLPKEKSPAIRHHRDAFLSTRYPKEMSPATGYPKDTSPDTRHPRDTSPITRHPTEMSPATSHCEDTFLVTRYPKNMSLAARHPRDMFLITRYTEDTSPATRHPRDTSPVTRHPEEISPVTGHRRDMFLGNRYPKHMSLVTRYPKDMFLDTRHPRDKSLARRHPKDMSLTTRHPRDRSPVTRRLSSAFSDGVLTPQQVAEDLEMDQDTTCPSPPAPTTPQSFSPPHTYGYIYGPPASELGEEEEEEEEEEQPTMRGSPGGSLLNGWGSVSEDNFASARCSLVSSCDGSFLLDASFARVLAVAVDGLCFSLEDADGGYGAGPSPPPSPLEGVFSPEVPVPTWDWGTELGVPQRTGTEAATGIPQHGGHGIGSGSPWARASGEPRTGGTRAWWSPGCRAQQGQSPLGSAKIQLY, encoded by the exons ATGGCGAGCGGCTGGGTGATGGCGCTGGGCCTGGGGCTCTGCCTCGCCGTGCTGCGCCAGGGAG GCTGCTACCCCCCCAGCGCAGCCACAGCACCCCAAACCGCAGCTG CACTGCGGGAGAATTTCCGCCTGCAGCCGGGTGATTTGGTGGCCACAGCGGGGCAAGCGCTGGAGCTGGATTGCGTGCCGCCCTCGGGGCACCCCGAACCCCGTGTCACCTGGAAGAAGGATGGGGTGACCTTGAACTTGACTGGCGACCGGTACGCGGTCACCAATGGGAAGTTGCGGGTGGCACCGGCACGACGGAGCGACTCCGGGCTCTACGTCTGCGTGGCAGCCAACACGGCGGGCGAGAGGGAGAGCCGGGGCGCCCGTGTCTCCGTCCTGG AGAAGCCGACCATCGTGCGGCGCCCGAGCGATGCCATGGCGGTGGCTGGCAGCACCGTGGAGCTGAGCTGTGGCGCCCAAGGTGACCCAGCACCGCGGGTGCAGTGGCACAAGGAGCGTGGGGACCTGCCCTGGGGCAG GCATGAGGTGGACCAGGAGCACACGTTGCGCCTCCACGCTGTGACGCCCGCTGATGCCGGCACCTACGTGTGTACAGCGCAGAGCCAGCTAGGCAccgccgccgcagccgcccaccTCCACGTGGAGG aCCAGCTGCCAATGGGCCGGCGGGAGGCTGCGCCGTGGGACCTGCTGGCTGTGAGGCTGCACCTGGACAATGGCACTGTGCTGCCCACCACTGCCGCTGTCCAGCTCCGCTGGCAG ATGCTGACGCCGGCACTGGTGCCAGAGGGCTATGTGGTGCTGTAccgctgcctgctccctgccagcccctcctGGGACCAACACgatgcaggcagggagctcAGCACCGTCATCCCCGCGCTCCGCAGGGGCTACGTGTACGAGTTCAAGGTCCGCCCCTACGTTGGAGGGACCCAGGGTTTGGACAGCAACATCAGGCACCTCTGGATACCTGAGGAAG TACCAAGCGCAGCGCCCCAGCACGTCACCCTGGGCCAGGCTGAGATGGAGAATGGCACCGTGGTCGTGAGCTGGGAACCACCTCCTCCTGAGGCCCACAATGGCATCATCCAGGGCTACAAG GTCTGGTCAATGGGTGAAGGCTGGCAGCGCCCCACCAATAGGACAGTGGATGGAGGCACCCACCGCCTGGAAACCCTCCTCCCGAGCCCTGGGGCCAAATTCTGTGTCCAGGTGGCGGCTTTCAACAgtgcggggctgggggtccccagcaATGCCACCTGCAGCATCCTGG GGCTGATGGCGGAGAGCAACAGGGTGGTACGGGTGCTACAGCAGCCCGCTGTCATCGCAGCTGCTGGCtcactgctctggttggccttgttcgccctcctcctcctcgtctgCCAGCGCCGCGCCAGCCAGGACGCCGCGACTCGCCGCAG GCTGGTGGCTGGTGACTCACCGTGGCTCAGTGGTCCGTGGAAACGCAGCTGTGCCCCGCGaaacctcagcagcagcagcagcctcagcagccGGCTCCTGGGCAGCGATGGCAAggacccccacccctcca ccCTGTCCTTGGAGCCATCAAGCCTCggcccccccacgccccccaacCGCAGCAGCCTCCGCGGTGGgcacccattgccccttggGGACACGGGGTGCTGCAGTGGGGGGCACCCCGGCGTGCGAACCTCGCCCAGCACCCCGAACCCGGCACCCTGGGAGCGCCTCCACAAGAGAG AGCTGCACCAAGTGCACAGCACCCCAGTGCTCATGGGTGGCCCTGGCCACGTCCCTGTCACCGGGAGCGGAG CCGGAGGGGACCCACGGCAGCTGCCAGTCTTCAGCTCCCCAAAACCACGGCGGGGCAGCGTCTCGCTGGCCTCTGGTGTCACTGGGTCACCAGTGACACCCCTGAGGCCACCCCATGCCTGGCACCCGCCAGTGACCCG GTCCCCGGCCACTGCATGCCCCAGGAACACGTCCTTGGTCACCAGGCACCCCAAGGACCTGTCCCCAGTCACTGGGATCCCCAGGGACAAATCTCCAGCCACCCGGCGCCCCAGGGACATGTCCCCGGTCACTGAGAGCCCCAGGGATGTGTCACCAGTAACCCGGCGCCCCAGGGACACATCCCTGGTCACTGAGAGCCCCAGGGATGTGTCACCAGCCACCCGGCACCCCAGGGACATGTCTCCAGTCACTGAGAGCCCCAGGGATGTGTCACCAGCCACCCGGCACCCCAGGGACATGTCCCCGGTCGCTGAGAGTCCCAGGGATGTGACACCAGCCACCCGGCACCCCAGGGACATGTCCCCGGTCGCTGAGAGTCCCAGGGATGTGACACCAGCCACCCGGCACCCCAGGGACATGTCCCCAGCCACTGAGAGCCCCAAGGACATGTTCCTGGCCACCAGGCACCCCAAGGACCCATCACCAGCCACCAGGAACCAGAAGGACACAATCTCGGCCACCAGGCACCCTGAGGACACATCTCTGATCTCCAGGTGCCCCAGGGACATGTCCCTGATGACCAGGCACCCAAAGGAGATGTCTCTGGTCCCCAGTCAATGTGGAGACATGTTCCTGGGCAGCAGGTACCCCAGGGACATGTCCGCAGCCACCAGACAACCCAGGGACCCATCACCGGTGACCAAGCACCAGAGGGACATGTCACCAGCCACCAGGCACCCCAAGGACACGTCCCCACCCGGTGGGCACCCAAGGGACACATTGCTGGTCACTAGGCTCCCCAAGGAGAAATCCCCAGCCATCAGGCACCACAGGGATGCATTCCTGTCCACCAG ATAcccaaaggaaatgtccccaGCTACCGGGTACCCAAAGGACACATCCCCAGACACCAGGCACCCCAGGGATACATCCCCCATCACCAGGCACCCAACGGAGATGTCCCCAGCCACCAGTCACTGCGAGGACACGTTCTTGGTTACCAGGTACCCCAAGAATATGtccctggctgccag GCACCCAAGGGACATGTTTCTGATCACCAGGTACACTGAGGACACCTCGCCAGCCACCAGGCACCCAAGGGACACATCTCCAGTCACCAGGCACCCTGAAGAGATATCCCCAGTCACTGGTCACCGAAGGGACATGTTCTTGGGCAACAGGTACCCCAAGCACATGTCCCTGGTCACCAGATACCCCAAGGACATGTTCCTAGACACCAGGCATCCCAGAGACAAGTCCCTGGCCAGAAGACACCCCAAGGACATGTCCCTGACCACCAGGCACCCAAGGGACAGGTCCCCAGTCACCAGGCGCCTCTCGTCAGCATTCAGCGATGGGGTCCTCACGCCGCAGCAGGTGGCTGAGGACTTGGAGATGGACCAGGACACCACCTGCCCCAG ccccccagcaccAACCACGCCACAGTCCTTCTCGCCGCCACACACCTATGGCTACATCTATGGGCCACCAGCCTCCGAgctgggtgaggaggaggaggaagaggaggaggaagagcagccaACTATGAGGGGCTCGCCAGGAGGGTCACTGCTGAATGGGTGGGGGTCTGTCTCGGAGGACAACTTCGCCAGTGCCCGCTGCAGCTTGGTGAGCTCCTGCGATGGCTCCTTCCTCCTGGACGCCAGCTTCGCCCGGGTGCTGGCCGTGGCCGTCGATGGCCTCTGCTTCAGCCTCGAGGATGCCGATGGGGGCTATGGGG CAGGTccctcaccaccaccatcaccctTGGAGGGGGTCTTCTCACCCGAGGTCCCCGTCCCCACCTGGGACTGGGGGACAGAGCTGGGGGTCCCACAGAGAACTGGGACAGAGGCAGCCACAGGCATCCCGCAGCACG gtgGCCACGGGATTGGGAGCGGCAGCCCCTGGGCCAGGGCAAGTGGCGAGCCAAGGACAGGAGGGACAAGAGCATGGTGGTCCCCAGGGTGTAGGGCGCAGCAAGGCCAGAGTCCCCTTGGCTCAGCTAAAATCCAGCTTTATTAA